Proteins encoded together in one Macadamia integrifolia cultivar HAES 741 chromosome 8, SCU_Mint_v3, whole genome shotgun sequence window:
- the LOC122086278 gene encoding ribosomal protein S7, mitochondrial gives MGGLDGEQKQLIKKLVNFRMKEGKRTRVRAIVYQTFHRPARTERDVIKLMVDAVENIKPICEVEKVGVAGTIYDVPGIVARDRQQTLAIRWILGAAFKRRISYRISLEKCSFAEILDAYRKRGIARKKRENLHGLASTNRSFAHFRWW, from the coding sequence ATGGGGGGCTTGGATGGTGAGCAAAAACAATTGATCAAGAAGTTGGTCAACTTTCGTATGAAAGAAGGTAAAAGAACGAGAGTTCGTGCTATTGTTTATCAAACTTTTCATCGCCCAGCTCGAACTGAACGCGATGTAATCAAACTTATGGTTGACGCCGTAGAGAATATAAAGCCCATATGCGAAGTGGAAAAAGTAGGAGTCGCAGGTACTATTTATGATGTCCCTGGGATTGTAGCCAGGGATCGTCAACAAACCTTAGCTATTCGTTGGATCCTTGGAGCAGCTTTCAAACGACGTATAAGCTACAGGATAAGCTTAGAGAAATGTTCATTTGCTGAGATACTGGATGCTTACCGAAAGAGGGGAATTGCACGTAAGAAAAGGGAGAATCTTCATGGACTGGCTTCCACCAATCGAAGTTTCGCGCATTTCAGATGGTGGTAA
- the LOC122086277 gene encoding LOW QUALITY PROTEIN: NADH-ubiquinone oxidoreductase chain 6-like (The sequence of the model RefSeq protein was modified relative to this genomic sequence to represent the inferred CDS: deleted 1 base in 1 codon; substituted 1 base at 1 genomic stop codon) has translation MILSVSSSPALVSGLMVVRAKNPVHSVSFPIPVFRDTSGLLLLLGLDFSAMIFPVVHIGAIAVSFLFVVMMFHIQIAEIHEEVLRYLPVSGIIGLIFWWEMFFILDNETIPLLPTQRNTTSLRYTVHAGKVRSWTNLETLGNLLYTYYSVWFLVPSPILLVAMIGAIVLTMHRTTQVKRQDVFRRNAIDSRRTIMRRTSTHDLLKGKXLDSPIMVRIKFVGWQ, from the exons ATGATACTTTCTGTTTCGTCGAGCCCTGCTTTGGTCTCTGGTTTGATGGTTGTACGTGCTAAAAATCCGGTACATTCCGTTTCGTTTCCCATCCCAGTCTTTCGCGACACTTCAGGTTTACTTCTTTTGTTAGGTCTCGACTTCTCCGCTATGATCTTCCCAGTAGTTCATATAGGAGCTATTGCCGTTTCATTCCTATTCGTTGTTATGATGTTCCATATTCAAATAGCGGAGATTCACGAAGAAGTATTGCGCTATTTACCAGTGAGTGGTATTATTGGACTGATCTTTTGGTGGGAAATGTTCTTCATTTTAGATAATGAAACCATTCCATTACTACCAACCCAAAGAAATACGACCTCTCTGAGATATACGGTTCATGCCGGAAAGGTACGAAGTTGGACTAATTTGGAAACATTGGGCAATTTACTTTATACCTACTATTCCGTCTGGTTTTTggttcctagtcctattttatTAGTAGCCATGATTGGGGCTATAGTACTTACTATGCATAGGACTACACAGGTGAAAAGACAGGATGTATTCCGACGAAATGCTATTGATTCTAGGAGGACTATAATGAGGAGGACGTCA ACCCACGATCTACTAAAGGGCAAGTAGCTTGATTCTCCAATCATGGTTCGAATCAAATTCGTGGGATGGCAGTGA